One genomic window of Nakamurella panacisegetis includes the following:
- a CDS encoding reverse transcriptase family protein — protein MRARDRLAAALADGMLAGDWAGAPMRAQGALVLGERHAWIRRLVREVLEFYPEPPADRPRELARLIGRTRTMEELERRARRRRRRLPIPQHRVTTPTTTVRRPFPVVSINDATALAECLGLSVPDLLWFADTKGLQRRAASVGLHHYRSTWVGTRSGSRLLEAPRPRLKEVQRQILQQLLAPIPVHEAAHGFVAGRSAVTGARPHVDAATVISLDLESFFSSVSGRRIYGLFRMAGFPEPVAHLLTGLCTQATPVDVLRRMPSGHPAAFRLRRKLAEPHLPQGAPTSPHLANLAAFGLDRRLAAYASRIGARYTRYADDLTFSGPDLRRRSRGVVAAVARIVAEEGFALNTTKTRVRGQDDRQTVTGVVVNRHPTVSRAEYDTLRAILHNCVRFGPESQNRLLHTDFRSHLRGRVAWVAALDPERGRRLLATYSQIDFSPSGT, from the coding sequence ATGCGCGCACGGGATCGCCTGGCGGCCGCACTGGCCGACGGGATGCTGGCGGGGGACTGGGCCGGGGCGCCTATGCGGGCCCAGGGCGCTCTGGTGCTGGGGGAGCGGCACGCCTGGATCCGCCGCCTCGTCCGAGAGGTGCTCGAGTTCTATCCGGAGCCTCCGGCGGACCGGCCGCGTGAGTTGGCCCGTCTCATCGGACGGACCCGGACGATGGAGGAGCTCGAGCGCCGCGCCCGCCGCCGGCGCCGACGGTTGCCGATTCCGCAGCACCGGGTGACCACCCCGACCACCACCGTGCGGCGGCCCTTCCCGGTCGTCAGCATCAACGACGCCACAGCCCTCGCCGAGTGTCTCGGCCTGTCGGTTCCCGACCTTCTGTGGTTTGCCGACACCAAAGGTCTGCAGCGGCGGGCCGCGTCCGTTGGCCTGCACCACTACCGCTCGACCTGGGTCGGCACCCGGTCCGGAAGTCGGCTGCTCGAAGCTCCGCGGCCACGCCTGAAGGAGGTGCAGCGCCAGATTCTGCAGCAGTTGCTGGCGCCGATCCCGGTCCACGAAGCTGCTCACGGATTTGTCGCCGGGCGCAGCGCGGTGACCGGAGCCCGTCCGCACGTCGATGCGGCCACCGTTATCAGCCTGGATCTCGAGTCGTTCTTCTCGTCGGTGAGCGGCCGGCGGATCTACGGGCTCTTCCGCATGGCCGGGTTCCCGGAACCGGTCGCGCACCTGCTCACCGGTCTGTGCACCCAGGCGACCCCGGTGGATGTCCTGCGCCGCATGCCGTCGGGCCACCCGGCGGCGTTCCGGCTGCGCCGCAAACTCGCGGAGCCGCACCTGCCTCAGGGGGCGCCGACCTCTCCCCACCTGGCCAACCTGGCCGCCTTCGGACTGGACCGTCGGCTGGCCGCCTATGCGAGCCGGATCGGTGCCAGGTACACCCGGTACGCCGACGACCTGACGTTCTCCGGACCGGATCTGCGCCGCCGCAGCCGTGGGGTGGTCGCGGCGGTGGCGCGGATCGTCGCGGAGGAGGGCTTTGCGCTGAACACCACGAAGACCAGGGTCCGAGGTCAGGACGACCGCCAGACGGTGACCGGCGTTGTGGTGAATCGACACCCGACCGTTTCCCGAGCGGAGTACGACACCCTCCGGGCGATACTGCACAATTGTGTCCGCTTCGGTCCCGAATCGCAGAATCGCTTGCTGCACACCGACTTCCGTAGCCATCTCCGAGGGCGGGTGGCCTGGGTGGCCGCGCTGGACCCAGAACGCGGTCGTCGGCTCCTGGCCACCTACAGTCAGATCGACTTCAGCCCGTCCGGAACATGA
- a CDS encoding MarR family winged helix-turn-helix transcriptional regulator — protein sequence MRDNPWLNSEQQQTWRAYLAMTAALNARIERDLQQAAGMPHAYYLILAMLSEAPGRSLRMHQLADVVQASQSRLSHAVARLEDYGWVRREPAPGDKRGQLAVLTEAGHTRLVEVAPSHAETVRSTMFDPLSDAQLADFREICETVLSQMKDD from the coding sequence GTGCGCGACAATCCCTGGCTCAATTCCGAGCAGCAGCAGACCTGGCGGGCCTACCTGGCGATGACGGCCGCGCTCAACGCCCGGATCGAGCGGGACCTGCAACAGGCGGCCGGGATGCCCCACGCGTACTACCTGATCCTGGCCATGCTGTCCGAGGCGCCGGGCCGCTCGTTGCGGATGCACCAACTGGCCGATGTCGTGCAGGCCTCGCAATCTCGGCTCTCCCACGCCGTGGCGCGGCTGGAGGACTACGGATGGGTTCGCCGCGAACCGGCCCCGGGCGACAAGCGCGGGCAGCTCGCGGTGCTCACCGAAGCGGGACACACCCGCTTGGTCGAGGTGGCCCCCAGTCACGCGGAGACGGTGCGCTCCACCATGTTCGACCCGCTGTCGGACGCCCAGCTGGCCGACTTCCGCGAGATCTGCGAAACCGTCCTGTCCCAGATGAAGGACGACTAA
- a CDS encoding dioxygenase family protein produces MTDPVAARMPVLYVSHGAPPLADDATWTGELRRWGKDLPRPSSILVVSAHWESAPLTVGATEQVPLTYDFGGFPQHYYEVEYKAPGAPELAQDVAKLVAQPGNPVYQDPNRGLDHGAYVPLVEMFPEADVPVLQVSMPTLDPVQLFELGRTLAPLRDEGVLIIGSGFTTHNLREAVFGDVSGAAPQWGREFDAWAKEAVEGGDIDAVLDFQRRAPAALRAHPRTEHFAPLFVALGAGSESGVDATSEVDGFWYGMAKRSFQFN; encoded by the coding sequence ATGACCGATCCCGTCGCCGCCCGCATGCCCGTCCTGTACGTCTCGCACGGGGCGCCGCCGCTCGCCGACGACGCCACATGGACCGGCGAACTGCGGCGCTGGGGCAAGGATCTGCCCCGGCCGTCGTCGATCCTGGTCGTCTCGGCGCACTGGGAATCGGCGCCGCTCACCGTCGGCGCGACCGAGCAGGTTCCGCTGACCTACGACTTCGGTGGATTTCCCCAGCACTACTACGAGGTCGAGTACAAGGCGCCGGGCGCGCCGGAGCTGGCCCAGGATGTCGCGAAACTGGTTGCCCAGCCGGGCAATCCGGTCTACCAGGACCCGAACCGCGGCCTCGACCACGGGGCCTACGTGCCGCTGGTGGAAATGTTCCCGGAGGCCGACGTGCCCGTGCTGCAGGTGTCGATGCCGACCCTGGACCCGGTGCAGCTGTTCGAGCTGGGCCGCACGTTGGCCCCGCTCCGGGACGAAGGTGTGCTGATCATCGGGTCCGGGTTCACCACGCACAATCTGCGGGAGGCGGTCTTCGGTGACGTGTCCGGTGCCGCCCCGCAGTGGGGTCGGGAATTCGATGCCTGGGCCAAGGAAGCCGTCGAGGGCGGGGACATCGACGCGGTGCTGGATTTCCAGCGCCGGGCGCCGGCCGCGCTGCGCGCGCACCCCCGCACGGAGCATTTCGCCCCGCTGTTCGTGGCTCTCGGTGCGGGGTCGGAATCCGGTGTCGACGCCACCAGCGAGGTCGACGGCTTCTGGTACGGCATGGCCAAGCGGTCGTTCCAGTTCAACTGA
- a CDS encoding Na+/H+ antiporter, with translation MATLLLVVALTVITVVLVGVGRRVRLPWPALMVVVSAGVAFIPAVSRIAIDPELILPLFLPPLLFATAQRTSLSLFRARWRSILGLAIALVAVTITAVAATAVALVPGITLTAAIALGAAVAPPDPVAVDAVAGPLRIPRRLVGVLQTEGLFNDATSLVVFQTALAALMTSRGGGLNGSVAWRFVYGVVAAAVIGWVTAWLVRRLTDRIQDVAGRNALTLILPFAVYLAADEARASGVIAVVVAALALGSSQQADAIEDRLTGEAFWSVVELVVTGVAFGLIGVELRSVIREAGRQLPHMLGHAALVCGVVVAVRAVWLTVALQTIARSEDPDRSPRNLREVMILTWCGMRGLATLALALALPATVFEGAVFPARTEIVVIACSVLVVTLLIPAFTLPALVKALGIADDADAEDAAERPIADRARAAVMNALQDNDLPPGTSDRVKEFVRLGTALMTARVAGDDEFDRYREVYAEVQEQRRLMVDLEGRALSAARAEVLKVRGEPGVDPDAADRVLRRLDVKSLRLG, from the coding sequence ATGGCCACGTTGCTCTTGGTTGTCGCCCTGACCGTCATCACCGTCGTCCTGGTCGGTGTCGGCCGTCGGGTCCGTCTGCCCTGGCCGGCCCTGATGGTGGTGGTGTCGGCCGGTGTGGCCTTCATCCCGGCGGTGTCGCGGATAGCGATCGATCCCGAGTTGATCCTGCCGTTGTTCCTGCCGCCCTTGCTGTTCGCCACCGCTCAGCGCACGTCCCTCTCGCTGTTCCGGGCGCGATGGCGATCGATCTTGGGTCTGGCCATCGCGTTGGTCGCGGTCACCATCACGGCGGTCGCCGCGACGGCGGTCGCATTGGTTCCGGGTATCACGCTGACGGCCGCCATCGCCCTCGGAGCGGCGGTGGCTCCGCCCGATCCGGTGGCCGTCGACGCCGTCGCCGGGCCACTGCGGATACCGCGCCGGCTGGTGGGGGTGCTGCAGACCGAGGGTCTGTTCAATGACGCTACCTCGCTGGTGGTGTTCCAGACCGCCCTGGCCGCCCTGATGACCAGCCGCGGCGGCGGTCTCAACGGATCGGTGGCGTGGCGATTCGTCTACGGTGTGGTGGCGGCGGCGGTCATCGGGTGGGTCACCGCCTGGTTGGTCCGCCGCCTGACCGACCGGATCCAGGACGTGGCCGGGCGGAATGCCCTGACCCTCATCCTCCCGTTCGCCGTGTACCTGGCGGCCGACGAGGCCCGTGCGTCCGGGGTCATCGCGGTGGTCGTGGCTGCCCTTGCCCTCGGAAGCAGTCAGCAGGCGGACGCCATCGAGGATCGGCTGACCGGTGAGGCGTTCTGGAGTGTGGTCGAGCTGGTCGTCACCGGCGTGGCCTTCGGTCTGATCGGGGTCGAGCTGCGATCGGTGATCAGGGAGGCGGGCCGGCAGCTACCGCACATGCTCGGGCACGCGGCGCTCGTGTGCGGCGTGGTGGTTGCGGTGCGGGCGGTCTGGTTGACGGTGGCGCTCCAGACGATCGCCCGGTCCGAGGATCCGGATCGGTCCCCCCGCAACCTTCGTGAGGTGATGATCCTGACCTGGTGCGGGATGCGGGGGCTGGCCACCCTGGCCCTCGCGCTGGCCCTTCCGGCCACCGTCTTCGAGGGCGCGGTGTTTCCCGCGCGCACCGAGATCGTGGTGATCGCATGCTCGGTCCTGGTGGTGACCCTGTTGATTCCGGCCTTCACCCTCCCGGCGTTGGTCAAGGCGCTGGGGATCGCCGACGACGCCGACGCCGAGGATGCGGCCGAGCGGCCGATCGCCGACCGGGCCCGGGCTGCGGTGATGAATGCGTTGCAGGACAACGATCTTCCTCCCGGCACATCGGACCGGGTGAAGGAGTTCGTCCGCCTCGGGACGGCCTTGATGACTGCCCGGGTGGCCGGTGACGACGAGTTCGACCGGTATCGCGAGGTGTACGCCGAGGTGCAGGAGCAACGTCGACTGATGGTGGACCTGGAAGGACGGGCGCTGTCGGCGGCGCGGGCGGAGGTGCTCAAGGTGCGGGGGGAGCCGGGCGTCGACCCGGACGCCGCGGACCGCGTACTGCGCCGCCTGGACGTCAAGAGCCTTCGGCTCGGTTAG
- a CDS encoding 3-hydroxybutyrate dehydrogenase: MTSLPLAGRTAFVTGSGSGIGAAIAARLAADGAMVTCVDVNSDAVNAVADRVGGIPLVLDLADTAAVAELTVDTDILVSNAGIQHVAPLHEFPVERFDFMMRLMLHTPFLLVRAALPAMYARGWGRVVHISSAHGLRASAFKSAYVMAKHGTEGLSKVTALEGAPHGVTSNCVNPGYVRTPLVQQQIADQARAHGLPEDEVLDKIILARSAIKRMLEPEEVANAVAYVVGPGSDLMTGASLSLDGGWTAQ, from the coding sequence ATGACCTCACTTCCCCTGGCCGGACGCACCGCCTTCGTCACCGGATCCGGTTCCGGCATCGGTGCCGCGATCGCCGCCCGGCTGGCCGCCGACGGCGCCATGGTGACCTGCGTCGACGTCAACTCCGACGCCGTCAACGCGGTGGCCGACCGGGTCGGCGGCATCCCGTTGGTGCTGGACCTGGCCGACACGGCGGCGGTCGCCGAGCTCACCGTCGACACCGACATCCTCGTCTCCAACGCCGGTATCCAGCATGTCGCGCCCCTCCACGAGTTCCCGGTCGAGAGATTCGACTTCATGATGCGGCTGATGTTGCACACCCCGTTCCTGCTGGTGCGGGCGGCCCTGCCGGCCATGTACGCGCGCGGCTGGGGACGGGTCGTGCACATCTCCTCCGCGCACGGGCTGCGCGCCTCGGCGTTCAAGAGCGCCTACGTCATGGCCAAACACGGCACCGAGGGCCTGTCCAAGGTCACCGCGCTGGAGGGCGCGCCCCACGGCGTCACCAGCAACTGCGTCAACCCCGGGTATGTCCGGACGCCGCTGGTCCAGCAGCAGATCGCCGACCAGGCCAGGGCGCACGGTCTGCCCGAGGACGAGGTGCTGGACAAGATCATCCTGGCCCGCTCCGCGATCAAGCGGATGCTGGAACCGGAGGAGGTGGCGAACGCCGTCGCATACGTCGTCGGTCCGGGCAGCGACCTGATGACCGGCGCTTCGCTCTCGCTGGACGGTGGCTGGACCGCTCAGTGA
- a CDS encoding SDR family NAD(P)-dependent oxidoreductase — MGKLDGKVAVITGASTGMALAGAQLFVEEGAHVFIQARRQEALDDAVKTIGRNVTAIQGDASDLDDLDRLYDTVKRVKGSIDVLWASAGMGEPGVLGEITEDQYERAFGLNVRGTLFTVQKALPLMNDNGSIFMTGSNASLGAFPGWSLYAGSKAVQQAWARVWLNELRDRKIRVNVLTPGQVATAKQEELFDEETKAAFESLIPRKKMGRPEEIANVALFLASDDSSYVNGLELVADGGTTAL; from the coding sequence ATGGGCAAGCTCGATGGCAAGGTAGCGGTGATCACCGGAGCTTCTACCGGCATGGCACTGGCCGGCGCACAACTATTCGTGGAGGAAGGGGCGCACGTCTTCATTCAGGCCCGGCGGCAGGAAGCGCTGGATGACGCCGTGAAGACGATCGGCCGCAATGTCACCGCGATCCAAGGTGACGCGTCCGACCTGGACGATCTCGACCGTTTGTACGACACGGTCAAACGAGTAAAGGGCTCGATCGACGTGCTGTGGGCGAGTGCCGGAATGGGCGAGCCGGGCGTCCTCGGCGAGATCACCGAGGACCAGTACGAGCGCGCGTTCGGGCTCAATGTCCGCGGCACCCTGTTCACTGTGCAGAAGGCGCTGCCGCTGATGAACGACAACGGCTCGATCTTCATGACCGGGTCCAATGCCTCTCTGGGCGCCTTCCCGGGCTGGAGCCTCTACGCGGGAAGCAAAGCCGTCCAGCAGGCTTGGGCCCGCGTCTGGCTCAACGAATTGCGCGATCGCAAGATCAGGGTCAATGTGCTGACCCCGGGCCAAGTCGCCACCGCCAAGCAGGAAGAATTGTTCGACGAGGAGACCAAGGCGGCGTTCGAGTCCCTCATTCCTCGCAAGAAGATGGGCCGTCCCGAGGAGATCGCCAACGTCGCACTATTTCTCGCCTCCGACGATTCCAGTTACGTCAACGGTCTGGAACTGGTCGCCGACGGCGGCACCACCGCTCTATAG
- a CDS encoding TetR/AcrR family transcriptional regulator, whose amino-acid sequence MTELEKGPLGRRRGRGARERILSASQQLFRDQGINRTGMDQLCAVAEVSKRTAYQHFSSKDELVAEYLRRFDPDVMPELFDRTDLTPRERLLAAFDMPASTPLCPYIGAAVELHDPEHPASRYARDYKTAIAARLTTTAREAGATHPEELGEQLALLIDGASARSRVLDRDSFPTAAAIAAVLIDNAIPASSPARPTDEPGTAALVPVPVGGK is encoded by the coding sequence ATGACGGAGTTGGAGAAGGGCCCGCTGGGCCGGCGCCGGGGTCGGGGCGCGCGCGAGCGCATCCTGAGCGCGTCACAGCAGCTGTTCCGCGATCAGGGCATCAACCGCACCGGCATGGATCAACTCTGCGCCGTGGCCGAGGTGTCCAAACGCACGGCCTACCAGCACTTCAGCAGCAAGGACGAACTCGTCGCCGAGTACCTGCGCCGGTTCGATCCCGACGTCATGCCCGAACTGTTCGACCGCACCGACCTCACGCCCCGCGAACGACTTCTCGCCGCCTTCGACATGCCGGCATCGACGCCGCTGTGCCCCTACATCGGTGCGGCCGTCGAACTCCACGACCCCGAACACCCCGCCTCCCGGTACGCCCGCGACTACAAGACCGCCATCGCCGCACGGCTCACCACAACCGCCCGCGAAGCCGGCGCCACCCACCCTGAGGAACTCGGCGAACAACTGGCGCTGCTCATCGACGGCGCCTCGGCCCGCAGCCGCGTCCTCGACCGGGACTCGTTCCCCACCGCCGCCGCCATCGCCGCCGTCCTCATCGACAACGCCATCCCCGCATCCTCTCCAGCGCGGCCCACCGATGAGCCCGGAACTGCCGCGCTCGTCCCCGTTCCGGTGGGTGGCAAGTAG
- a CDS encoding NADPH-dependent F420 reductase yields MSSITLIGTGNMARTIGTLAVAGGNTVEVMGRDQSKAENLAKALGGGATTGEWGAVPAGDIVITALLYAGVVPVVREYGDALADKIIVDISNPFNATFDGLAHSEETSIAQEAAKVAPAGASVLKAFNTVFRNVLEKGRPNVFMAGDNPQAKADVAVFIESLGLRPLDVGGLKMAHWLEGMGVVTMGLASNGVGHWDFALGVDEFAG; encoded by the coding sequence ATGAGCAGCATCACCCTTATCGGTACCGGAAACATGGCCCGCACCATCGGCACACTCGCGGTGGCCGGCGGCAACACCGTCGAGGTCATGGGACGCGATCAGTCCAAGGCCGAGAATCTCGCCAAGGCCTTGGGTGGCGGCGCGACGACGGGTGAGTGGGGCGCCGTTCCAGCCGGGGACATCGTCATCACGGCCCTGTTGTACGCCGGCGTCGTCCCGGTCGTCCGCGAGTACGGAGACGCACTGGCCGACAAGATCATCGTCGATATCAGCAATCCCTTCAATGCCACGTTCGACGGACTGGCCCACAGCGAAGAGACCTCGATCGCGCAGGAAGCCGCCAAGGTGGCCCCGGCCGGTGCCAGCGTGCTGAAGGCCTTCAACACCGTCTTCCGCAATGTTCTGGAGAAGGGCCGCCCCAACGTCTTCATGGCCGGCGACAACCCGCAGGCCAAGGCGGACGTGGCCGTCTTCATCGAAAGCCTCGGGCTGCGCCCGCTGGATGTCGGTGGCCTCAAGATGGCGCACTGGCTGGAAGGAATGGGCGTGGTCACGATGGGCCTCGCGAGCAACGGGGTCGGCCACTGGGACTTCGCCCTCGGCGTCGACGAATTCGCCGGCTGA
- a CDS encoding AAA family ATPase, with protein sequence MRELLAWLTAALSAAFERRGTDWAAGELSRPDVEVLLAMLRDEYGPDHAGPADGPHHPALPRMREIFGLSELDADLLSVAAAADADPRVAALFGVLTGVRGPGYATASVALELAGRNVLDAQARGRLRPGSPLLRHRLLDIPDDGPFTTRRIRVPDRVVAHLFGDDEPESAIAAMSLQVAIVPSAVATGLGHGMRAGGSLVHLMQAPGTSGTATGRGAFDSIGIPSMVVDLSRRPPDMSAVAAAAEVTREAGLLGAGLVVTGVDDATAVMPQLLTVLTDSAVPVVVVDRMRWPAEWTSVVPLTAAAPILDRATRETLWRLDLAEAVSATPGWTDLLNLALTAEEIGVARQAADLRALAENRELQIADLRDAARVHGGAHLEASAQRIVPRATLADLILPVETRTSLDELVSWARHREELLGTAGLGGKGTKGSGILSLFAGSPGTGKTLAAEAVAGELGLELYTVELSSVVDKYIGETEKKLERIIREAESLNVVLFFDEADALFGSRSAVKEAKDRYANQEVSYLLQRMEQFDGLAVLATNLRGNLDPAFSRRLHFVVPFNDPPADVRAALWRSHLLAVPELDQADPVDIGRLAEGVEIAGGGIKNIVMAATFTATAARESVGMRHMLQAAHRELGKMGRRVPVNLQM encoded by the coding sequence TTGCGCGAACTTCTGGCCTGGCTGACTGCGGCGTTGAGCGCCGCATTCGAACGGCGCGGGACGGACTGGGCCGCGGGGGAGTTGTCGCGACCTGACGTCGAGGTTCTGCTCGCGATGCTGCGTGACGAGTACGGTCCCGATCACGCCGGCCCGGCCGACGGCCCTCACCACCCTGCTCTGCCGCGGATGAGAGAGATCTTCGGTTTGAGCGAGCTCGACGCCGACCTGCTCTCGGTCGCGGCGGCGGCCGACGCGGATCCGCGGGTCGCGGCCTTGTTCGGCGTCCTGACCGGCGTCCGCGGGCCTGGGTACGCGACCGCGTCGGTCGCACTGGAACTTGCCGGACGGAACGTCCTGGATGCCCAGGCCCGGGGGCGATTGCGCCCGGGGTCTCCGCTGCTTCGTCACCGTCTGCTCGACATTCCGGACGACGGGCCGTTCACCACGCGCCGGATCCGGGTGCCCGATCGCGTGGTGGCCCACCTCTTCGGGGACGACGAGCCGGAGTCGGCCATCGCGGCCATGAGCCTGCAGGTCGCGATCGTGCCCTCGGCCGTCGCGACGGGCCTCGGTCACGGAATGCGGGCCGGGGGTTCGCTCGTGCATCTGATGCAGGCGCCCGGAACGAGTGGAACAGCCACTGGCCGTGGGGCTTTCGACTCCATCGGCATCCCGTCGATGGTGGTCGACCTGAGTCGCCGGCCGCCGGACATGTCGGCCGTCGCGGCGGCGGCGGAGGTGACGCGGGAAGCGGGGTTGCTCGGTGCGGGCCTCGTCGTCACCGGGGTCGACGATGCTACCGCCGTCATGCCCCAACTGCTCACCGTTCTCACCGATTCAGCTGTTCCGGTGGTCGTCGTCGACCGCATGCGGTGGCCGGCGGAATGGACGTCGGTGGTGCCGCTCACCGCGGCCGCGCCCATTTTGGACCGGGCGACCCGCGAGACCCTGTGGCGGCTGGATCTGGCCGAGGCCGTCAGTGCGACCCCAGGCTGGACCGATCTGCTCAACCTGGCCCTCACCGCCGAGGAGATCGGAGTGGCCCGGCAGGCCGCCGATCTGCGGGCCCTCGCCGAGAATCGGGAACTGCAGATCGCCGATCTTCGTGACGCGGCCCGGGTCCACGGCGGCGCCCACCTGGAGGCGAGCGCGCAGCGGATCGTCCCGCGCGCGACGCTCGCCGATCTGATCCTGCCGGTGGAGACACGGACCTCCCTGGACGAACTGGTGTCGTGGGCCAGACATCGTGAAGAACTGCTGGGCACGGCCGGCCTCGGTGGAAAGGGCACGAAGGGCAGCGGCATTCTGTCCCTGTTCGCCGGCTCCCCGGGCACGGGCAAGACGCTGGCCGCCGAGGCCGTGGCCGGCGAGTTGGGGCTCGAGCTCTACACGGTGGAACTGTCCTCGGTCGTCGACAAATACATCGGGGAGACCGAGAAGAAGCTCGAACGCATCATCCGCGAAGCCGAGAGCCTCAATGTCGTGCTGTTCTTCGACGAGGCAGATGCGTTGTTCGGCAGTCGATCCGCGGTCAAGGAAGCCAAGGATCGGTACGCCAACCAAGAGGTCTCGTATTTGCTGCAACGGATGGAACAGTTCGACGGCCTGGCCGTGCTGGCCACCAATCTGCGCGGGAACCTCGACCCCGCCTTCTCCCGCCGCCTGCACTTCGTGGTGCCGTTCAACGATCCGCCGGCCGACGTCCGGGCCGCGCTCTGGCGCTCGCACCTGCTGGCCGTGCCGGAGCTCGACCAGGCCGACCCCGTCGACATCGGTCGGTTGGCCGAGGGGGTCGAGATCGCCGGCGGTGGAATCAAGAACATCGTGATGGCGGCTACGTTCACCGCCACGGCCGCGCGCGAGTCGGTCGGGATGCGCCACATGCTCCAGGCGGCCCACCGGGAACTGGGGAAAATGGGTCGTCGCGTACCGGTGAACCTTCAGATGTAA